In a single window of the Streptomyces brevispora genome:
- a CDS encoding alpha/beta hydrolase yields the protein MAVLPPPPAPVLEAAALELAEATSPHPRIYEVPPEQGRDILAGLQTGEGVDKPEVDEEWVTVDAGPYGRVRARIVRPKGAAGDLPVMFFIHGAGWVFGDENTHDRLVRELATGADAAAVFPVYDRAPEAKYPAQIEQNWAVGKWVVEHGAEHGLDGSRLAVCGDSVGGNMSAVFALMAKDRGGVDVRAQVLLYPVTNADFDTASYLQFADGYYLTRDGMLWFWDQYTTDPNQRAEPYASPLRASTDQLRGLPPALVITDEADVLRDEGEAYAAKLRAAGVDVTAVRVQGMVHDFLMLDRLRDCHATDVARELAISFLKKALT from the coding sequence ATGGCCGTGCTACCGCCCCCGCCCGCCCCGGTCCTCGAAGCCGCCGCGCTGGAACTCGCCGAGGCCACGTCGCCGCACCCGAGGATCTACGAGGTGCCACCGGAGCAGGGCCGGGACATCCTGGCAGGGCTCCAGACGGGTGAGGGCGTCGACAAACCGGAGGTCGACGAGGAGTGGGTGACGGTCGACGCCGGCCCGTACGGCCGTGTCCGCGCACGGATCGTTCGCCCCAAGGGCGCAGCCGGTGATCTTCCGGTCATGTTCTTCATCCACGGGGCCGGCTGGGTCTTCGGCGACGAGAACACCCACGACCGTCTCGTACGGGAACTGGCCACCGGTGCGGACGCCGCCGCGGTCTTCCCCGTCTATGACCGGGCGCCCGAGGCCAAGTACCCGGCTCAGATCGAGCAGAACTGGGCCGTCGGCAAGTGGGTCGTTGAGCACGGTGCCGAGCACGGTCTGGACGGCTCCCGTCTCGCGGTCTGCGGTGACTCCGTGGGCGGCAACATGTCCGCGGTGTTCGCCCTCATGGCCAAGGACCGCGGTGGTGTGGACGTCAGGGCTCAGGTGCTGCTGTACCCGGTCACGAATGCCGACTTCGACACAGCCTCATACCTTCAGTTCGCGGACGGCTACTACCTCACGCGGGACGGCATGCTCTGGTTCTGGGACCAGTACACAACCGACCCGAACCAGCGGGCCGAGCCCTACGCCTCCCCGTTGCGGGCGAGTACTGATCAGCTCAGGGGCCTGCCTCCGGCCCTTGTCATCACCGACGAGGCCGACGTCCTGCGCGACGAGGGTGAAGCCTACGCGGCGAAGCTCCGCGCGGCCGGCGTCGATGTGACCGCGGTGCGGGTACAGGGCATGGTCCACGACTTCCTGATGCTCGACAGACTCCGCGACTGCCACGCCACCGACGTCGCCCGTGAACTGGCCATCAGTTTCCTGAAGAAGGCCTTGACCTGA
- a CDS encoding molybdopterin-dependent oxidoreductase yields the protein MASGRTGSTLQQSAGHKPGISDLLRDGPPVGPTRRGFWRSPLRGPWLTSVLGAVLLVGITLMFVTGLLSYAAYNPDLGANDKTPDRGWLGFYLFSWPTHPYWLYRLTQGVHVTLGIVLIPVLLAKLWSVVPKLFSWPPVKSVSHALERLSVLLLVGGVLFEFATGVLNIQLDYIFPGSFYPLHFYGAWVFIGAFVVHIAFRIPLMVRMLRSGGLREELRSPAKAGRNDSEDPTGLVTPNPAAPTMSRRGALGMVGAGSLALLVVTAGQSIGGALRPTALLAPRGQDPGPGPNGFQINKTAASVGIRARDVGPAWRLVVRGPGREKIFIRDQVLALPQHTAALPIACVEGWSTEDQEWSGVRLADLAALVGFTDAAPGVFVQSVQRSGSFRSTTLRDNQVSDPRSLLALRVNGADLSPDHGYPARIIVPANPGVHNTKWVNRLTFGESV from the coding sequence ATGGCCTCAGGGCGGACCGGTTCGACGCTTCAGCAATCGGCGGGACACAAGCCCGGGATCTCGGATCTGCTGCGGGACGGGCCGCCGGTCGGTCCGACCCGGCGGGGTTTCTGGCGCAGCCCGCTGCGCGGGCCCTGGCTGACGTCCGTGCTCGGCGCGGTACTGCTGGTGGGCATCACGCTGATGTTCGTGACGGGACTGCTCTCGTACGCCGCGTACAACCCCGACCTCGGCGCGAACGACAAGACTCCGGACCGGGGCTGGCTGGGATTCTACCTGTTCTCCTGGCCCACGCATCCGTACTGGCTCTACCGGCTCACACAGGGCGTTCACGTCACGCTCGGCATCGTCCTGATCCCGGTGCTGCTCGCGAAGCTGTGGTCGGTGGTCCCCAAGCTGTTCTCCTGGCCCCCGGTCAAGTCGGTCAGTCACGCACTGGAGCGGCTCTCCGTACTGCTGCTCGTGGGCGGTGTGCTGTTCGAGTTCGCCACCGGAGTGCTCAACATCCAGCTGGACTACATCTTCCCCGGCTCCTTCTACCCGCTGCACTTCTACGGGGCCTGGGTCTTCATCGGCGCCTTCGTCGTCCATATCGCCTTCCGTATCCCCCTCATGGTCCGGATGCTGCGCAGCGGAGGCCTCCGCGAGGAACTGCGCAGCCCGGCGAAGGCGGGGCGGAATGACTCGGAGGACCCCACGGGTCTGGTGACCCCGAACCCCGCAGCGCCCACGATGTCGCGCCGGGGCGCGCTGGGCATGGTGGGGGCGGGCTCTCTGGCGCTGCTCGTCGTGACGGCGGGTCAGAGCATCGGAGGTGCGCTACGGCCCACCGCGCTGCTCGCGCCACGCGGACAGGACCCCGGGCCGGGCCCCAACGGGTTTCAGATCAACAAGACCGCGGCCAGCGTGGGGATCAGAGCGCGTGATGTGGGTCCGGCCTGGCGCCTCGTCGTGCGGGGGCCGGGGCGGGAGAAGATCTTCATCCGTGATCAGGTCCTGGCGCTGCCGCAGCACACTGCGGCGTTGCCGATCGCGTGTGTGGAGGGGTGGTCCACCGAGGACCAGGAGTGGAGTGGGGTGCGACTCGCGGATCTGGCGGCACTCGTCGGGTTCACGGACGCGGCGCCAGGTGTGTTCGTCCAGTCCGTTCAACGGTCGGGGTCGTTCCGTTCGACGACGTTGCGCGACAACCAGGTCAGCGATCCGCGTTCCTTGCTGGCTCTGCGGGTCAACGGGGCCGACCTGTCACCGGATCACGGATACCCGGCACGGATCATCGTTCCGGCCAACCCGGGAGTCCACAACACCAAGTGGGTCAACCGGCTGACGTTCGGAGAGAGCGTGTGA
- a CDS encoding glycoside hydrolase family 15 protein: protein MSTRPIGDYALLSDCRSAALISTEGSLDWLCLPRFDSPAVFGRLLDEEAGHWSIRPTGPSEAVRRYVPETLVLETTFRTSTGTVVLLDALAMGHRERGHALGASSPGVLLRQLTCTSGSVAVETSFAPRPEFGLIHPVMSVVTGGISAYGGSQRLILSAPFPLRIDGSTAHGETELRAGDRLEFALSSLSVWGDEKPDPWRGRRIRRRLGDTIKGWRSWTQIHQGYRGPWQNEVSHSGRVLQALTFTPTGAIVAAATTSLPESIGADRNWDYRYTWVRDASFTLQALSTSACEKEKAAYFAFLAQAAATQLDRGVDLQVMYGIGGERDLSERTLTHLSGWRGSAPVRAGNDAWRQHQLDVYGELLDAAQQTHPRSEWFNPPTRTFLLQAAETAARRWHEPDQGIWEVRGPSRHFLYSKLMCWVALDRAIDLAPTLGATAEHVTSWRDTRQTIRTAIETQGWSPRMGAFTQSFGSDELDASALMLPLVGFLPGDDPRIRPTVKAIMDRLTDPRGQVRRYLGDDFASDEGAFLLCTFWLAHALALTGDVTRAREVFDTALTCANDVGLLAEEASSTTGEALGNYPQAFSHIGLINAARAIHQAEDTRHDVTTATASDR from the coding sequence GTGAGCACGCGGCCGATCGGTGACTACGCCCTGCTGTCGGACTGCCGTTCGGCAGCACTGATCTCCACAGAGGGTTCCCTGGACTGGCTGTGCCTTCCCCGCTTCGACAGCCCCGCGGTCTTCGGCCGCCTGCTCGACGAGGAGGCCGGCCACTGGTCGATCCGCCCCACCGGGCCGAGCGAGGCGGTCCGTCGCTACGTGCCGGAAACTCTGGTGCTGGAAACCACCTTCCGGACCTCCACCGGCACGGTCGTCCTCCTCGACGCTCTGGCGATGGGGCACCGAGAACGCGGACACGCGCTCGGAGCATCCTCACCGGGTGTTCTGCTGCGTCAACTGACCTGCACCAGTGGCTCGGTGGCCGTGGAGACCAGTTTCGCGCCACGGCCCGAGTTCGGCCTCATCCACCCGGTGATGTCCGTGGTAACGGGAGGGATCAGCGCCTACGGAGGCAGCCAGCGCCTCATCCTGTCCGCCCCCTTCCCCCTGCGCATCGACGGTTCGACCGCACATGGTGAGACCGAGCTGCGGGCGGGCGATCGGCTCGAATTCGCCCTGTCGTCCCTCTCCGTCTGGGGCGATGAGAAGCCGGATCCGTGGCGAGGCAGACGCATCCGACGCCGGCTGGGCGACACGATCAAAGGATGGCGCTCGTGGACACAGATCCACCAGGGCTACCGCGGCCCGTGGCAGAACGAGGTCAGCCACAGCGGACGCGTGCTGCAGGCACTGACCTTCACTCCCACCGGAGCCATCGTCGCAGCAGCCACCACGTCCCTCCCGGAGAGCATCGGGGCCGACCGCAACTGGGACTACCGCTACACCTGGGTCCGTGACGCCAGCTTCACCCTCCAGGCCCTGTCCACGTCGGCCTGCGAAAAGGAGAAGGCCGCCTACTTCGCATTCCTCGCCCAGGCTGCGGCGACCCAGCTCGACCGCGGCGTCGACCTCCAGGTCATGTACGGCATCGGTGGTGAAAGAGACCTCAGCGAGCGCACCCTCACCCACCTCTCGGGCTGGCGCGGCAGCGCACCGGTGCGCGCTGGCAACGACGCGTGGCGCCAGCACCAGCTCGACGTCTACGGCGAACTCCTCGACGCAGCCCAACAGACCCACCCCCGCAGCGAATGGTTCAACCCACCCACCCGCACGTTCCTCCTCCAGGCAGCCGAGACCGCCGCCCGCCGTTGGCACGAGCCGGACCAGGGCATCTGGGAGGTACGAGGACCCAGCCGCCACTTCCTCTACTCGAAACTCATGTGCTGGGTCGCGCTCGACCGCGCCATCGACCTCGCACCCACGCTCGGGGCAACCGCCGAACACGTCACGTCCTGGCGCGACACCCGCCAAACGATCCGCACCGCCATCGAAACCCAAGGGTGGAGCCCGCGCATGGGAGCCTTCACCCAGTCGTTCGGATCAGACGAGCTCGACGCCTCAGCCCTCATGCTGCCCCTCGTCGGCTTCCTGCCCGGCGACGACCCCCGGATCCGGCCCACGGTGAAAGCGATCATGGACCGGCTGACGGACCCTCGCGGACAGGTACGCCGCTACCTCGGCGACGACTTCGCATCCGACGAGGGCGCGTTCCTGCTGTGCACCTTCTGGCTCGCCCACGCCTTGGCCCTGACCGGAGACGTCACACGCGCCCGCGAAGTCTTCGATACCGCTCTCACCTGTGCCAACGACGTCGGTCTGCTCGCCGAAGAAGCGTCCTCCACCACCGGAGAGGCCCTGGGCAACTACCCCCAGGCATTCAGCCACATCGGCCTCATCAACGCGGCACGCGCCATCCACCAAGCCGAAGACACACGCCACGATGTCACTACAGCGACCGCATCGGACCGATGA
- a CDS encoding acyl-CoA carboxylase subunit beta: protein MHAVRAQAIGGPSEKATEAQHARGKLTARERIGLLLDEGSFREVEQLRRHRATGFGLEDKRPYTDGVITGWGTVEGRTVFVYAHDFRIFGGALGEAHATKIHKIMDMALSAGAPLVSLNDGAGARIQEGVSALAGYGGIFRRNTRASGVIPQISVMLGPCAGGAAYSPALTDFVFMVRETSQMFITGPDVVKAVTGEEITQNGLGGADVHAETSGVAHFAYDDEETCIAEVRYLLSMLPQNNREYPPRLPCADPRTRRSQALLDLVPADGNRPYDMHQVIEEILDDGDYLEIHERWARNIICALGRLDGQVAGIVANQPQALAGVLDIEASEKAARFVQMCDAFNIPVITLLDVPGFLPGIDQEHRGIIRHGAKLLYAYCNATVPRISLILRKAYGGAYIVMDSQSIGADLTYAWPTNEIAVMGAEGAANIIFRRQIAHSNDPEATRAHLIKQYKTELMHPYHAAEHGLIDDIIDPTHTRETLIAALTMLHTKHTDPTHRKHGNPPQ from the coding sequence CTGCACGCGGTCCGTGCACAAGCGATCGGCGGCCCCAGCGAGAAAGCCACCGAGGCGCAGCACGCCAGGGGCAAGCTGACCGCCCGGGAGCGCATCGGACTGCTCCTGGACGAGGGATCGTTCCGCGAGGTGGAACAGTTGCGCCGGCACCGGGCGACCGGCTTCGGACTCGAGGACAAGCGCCCCTACACCGACGGGGTGATCACCGGCTGGGGGACGGTCGAGGGCCGGACGGTCTTCGTCTACGCGCACGACTTCCGGATCTTCGGCGGCGCTCTGGGCGAGGCCCACGCCACGAAGATCCACAAGATCATGGACATGGCCCTCTCGGCCGGTGCCCCGCTGGTCTCCCTGAACGACGGCGCGGGCGCCCGGATCCAGGAGGGCGTCTCCGCGCTCGCCGGCTACGGCGGGATCTTCCGGCGCAACACCCGGGCCTCCGGTGTCATCCCGCAGATCAGCGTGATGCTCGGCCCGTGCGCGGGCGGCGCGGCCTACAGCCCGGCCCTCACCGACTTCGTCTTCATGGTCCGCGAGACCTCGCAGATGTTCATCACCGGACCGGACGTCGTGAAGGCGGTCACCGGCGAGGAGATCACCCAGAACGGCCTCGGCGGCGCCGATGTGCACGCCGAGACCTCCGGCGTCGCGCACTTCGCGTACGACGACGAGGAGACCTGCATCGCCGAGGTCCGCTACCTCCTGTCGATGCTCCCGCAGAACAACCGCGAGTACCCGCCCCGTCTGCCGTGCGCCGACCCGCGGACCCGCCGCTCCCAGGCCCTCCTGGACCTGGTGCCCGCCGACGGCAACCGCCCCTACGACATGCACCAGGTCATCGAGGAAATCCTCGACGACGGCGACTACCTCGAAATCCACGAACGCTGGGCCCGCAACATCATCTGCGCACTCGGCCGCCTCGACGGCCAGGTCGCCGGCATCGTCGCCAACCAGCCACAGGCACTCGCCGGTGTCCTGGACATCGAAGCCTCCGAAAAAGCCGCACGGTTCGTCCAGATGTGCGACGCCTTCAACATCCCGGTCATCACCCTCCTGGACGTTCCCGGCTTCCTCCCCGGCATCGACCAGGAACACCGCGGCATCATCCGCCACGGCGCGAAACTCCTGTACGCCTACTGCAACGCCACCGTGCCCAGAATCTCCCTCATCCTGCGCAAGGCCTACGGTGGCGCCTACATCGTCATGGACTCCCAGTCCATCGGCGCCGACCTCACCTATGCCTGGCCCACCAACGAAATCGCCGTCATGGGTGCCGAGGGCGCCGCCAACATCATCTTCCGCAGACAGATCGCCCACTCCAACGACCCCGAGGCCACCCGCGCCCACCTCATCAAGCAATACAAGACCGAACTCATGCACCCCTACCACGCAGCGGAACACGGCCTCATCGACGACATCATCGACCCCACCCACACCCGCGAAACACTCATCGCCGCCCTCACCATGCTCCACACCAAACACACCGACCCAACCCACCGCAAACACGGCAACCCCCCGCAATAA
- a CDS encoding acyl-CoA carboxylase subunit epsilon, with protein sequence MGDTGTAPTFRVERGRATDAELAAVTAVLCSLLAGRDEENSDVRPPPAPRWEPERAGTVYHSPYSWR encoded by the coding sequence ATGGGCGATACCGGCACCGCGCCCACGTTCCGGGTGGAGCGCGGGCGGGCCACCGACGCGGAACTGGCCGCGGTCACCGCCGTGCTGTGCTCACTGCTCGCGGGACGCGACGAGGAGAACAGCGACGTACGGCCGCCCCCGGCCCCCCGGTGGGAACCGGAACGGGCCGGCACGGTCTACCACTCCCCGTACAGCTGGCGTTAG
- a CDS encoding VOC family protein translates to MDITIHTTALPHDDPDASLAFYRDVLGFEVRSDVGQGRMRWITVGPAGQPGTSILLAPPAADPGVTEDERRTVTEMMAKGTYGWILLATPDLDATFEKVQAGDSEVVQEPTEQPYGVRDCAFRDPAGNLVRIQELR, encoded by the coding sequence ATGGACATCACCATTCACACGACGGCTCTGCCGCACGACGACCCGGACGCCTCGCTGGCCTTCTACCGCGACGTCCTCGGCTTCGAGGTCCGCAGCGATGTCGGACAGGGCAGGATGCGCTGGATCACGGTCGGTCCGGCCGGTCAGCCCGGCACGTCGATCCTTCTGGCACCGCCCGCCGCCGATCCCGGCGTCACGGAGGACGAGCGCCGTACCGTCACCGAGATGATGGCCAAGGGCACCTACGGGTGGATCCTGCTGGCCACCCCGGACCTCGACGCCACGTTCGAGAAGGTGCAGGCCGGTGACAGCGAGGTCGTCCAGGAGCCGACCGAGCAGCCCTACGGTGTCCGCGACTGCGCCTTCCGCGATCCCGCGGGCAACCTGGTCCGCATCCAGGAACTGCGCTGA